The Quercus robur chromosome 7, dhQueRobu3.1, whole genome shotgun sequence genome has a segment encoding these proteins:
- the LOC126691598 gene encoding E3 ubiquitin-protein ligase PRT6 isoform X1, translating to MDNMDIDSSFDTNTLKPPDQILRRLALIGVPEEVSDQPSLVAFVKDDKSRMLELVSAILPTDEEVWGALQDAKSGSRRSSISMKRRFRESMLWLQWLMFEGEPASALKNLSRMSSGQRGVCGAVWGNNDVAYRCRTCEHDPTCAICVPCFQNGDHTGHDYSIIYTGGGCCDCGDVTAWKREGFCSKHKGAEQIQPLPEEVANSVRPVLNALFICWKKKLLVAETIPQENPRAGDHISEQMRVANELTFVVVEMLLEFCKYSESLLSFVSRMVCSSLGLLQILVRAERFLKDDIVKKLYDLLLRLLGDPFFKYEFAKVFLSYYPTVVNEAIKMGNDNGSMNYSLQSTFSVQIFTVPTLTPRLVKEMNLLVMLLGCVGDIFAACAGEDGRLQIAKWANLYDTTIRVVEDIRFVLSHAVVSKYVTHDQKDISRTWMRLLAFVQGMNPQKRETGLHIEEDNENMLLPFALCHAIANIHSIFVDGAFSVSSSKEIDEIFSSTCNQDMGDGDSPRHAKVGHLSQESSACSALARTSKLAEVKSDTDFCFLIPPPVKWLINECLKAIENWLGVDNTSGAALNLFSPITTSNPGSNFSAFKETLSKIKKGKYIFGRLASSSEDHGRQYSSHVHCGDMDFDSENGKRDTVACNSARSNDILMEVDTIDIDVLRVLSSSDWPNIIYDVSSQEISVHIPLHRLLSLLLQKALRRCFGESAVTNVTIGSSANLLSTSCIDFFAHVLGGCHPFGFSAFVMEHPLRVRVFCAEVHAGMWRKNGDAALLSWEWYRSVRWSEQGLELDLFLLQCCAALAPPDLFVNRILERFGLSKYLSLNLERSNEYEPVLVQEMLTLVIQIVKERRFSGLTTAESLKRELICKLAIGDATRSQLVKSLPHDLSKFNQLQEILDTIATYSSPSGFNQGMYSLRWTYWKELDLYHPRWNSRDLQGAEERYFRFYSVSAFTSQLPRWTKIYPPLKEVAKVATCKVVLEIIRAVLFYAVFTDKRAESRAPDGVLLTALHLLSLALDICYQQRESSDQSCSTGGLVPILAYAGEEIRKGLENDAGKQSLLSLLVILMRMHKKENADNFSDSGSCNLSSLIESILKKFADIDSGCMAKLQQLAPEVVSYQTHSNFSSDANIQGSASDGEKRKAKARERQAAILEKMRAEQSKFLASIDSAVDESSKSGQELSSSDVRDDSDESAQVVCSLCHDPNSKNPISFLILLQKSRLVSFIDRGPPSWEQFHQSEKEHASIATDKVTNDSGISTSSDGSGLISSSPSARLVQNADDGFSYYGKPEEVESFETLEQDMYISIRKEVHDNILDSNFMEDNKPSTSEGGLERSRVAESVLLKNYIAALLKETKESPSASEDAQKDKSSVESTSKCPAYDGFGPTDCDGVHLSSCGHAVHQGCLDRYLSSVKERYVRRIVFEGGHIVDPEQGEFLCPVCRRLVNSVLPALPADFKEVQKQPVSATLSSSLAAGPSISSSEEIGSLRIQQALALLQSAANLVGKGEILKVFTLRRNGRVLPNLEPVCRVLSKIFYPNKQDKLPESVRISHSMLMWDSLKYSLISTEIAARCGRNQMTPNYGISAIYGELKSSTGFMLSLLLKIVQNTRSKNAIHVLQRFIGTQLFAESICSGISVGHGSGTLGQGNMMRILNQVAMEESNSDIQFWNRASGPVLSRDPFSSLMWVLFCLPYPFLSCEESLLSLVHVFYVVSIAQAIITYCGINQGKSNEPGINDSLISDISKVLGDFGYVQQYFVSNYVGPSSNMKDTIRSLSFPYLRRCALLWKLLNSSAQAPFCERDMFDRSSLAINDMMDITDGSSLVELNEVQRLETMFMIPSLDVVLKSEGVRSLVLKWSHHFRKEFEVRNFGRVMHITPAVPFKLMHLPHVYQEILQRFIKQRCPDCKAVLDEPALCLLCGRLCSPSWKPCCSQSGCQTHAMACGAGTGVFLLIRRTTILLQRSARQAPWPSPYLDDFGEEDIQMHRGKPLYLNEERYAALTYMVASHGLDRSSKVLRQTTIGSFFMV from the exons ATGGATAACATGGACATCGATTCCTCTTTCGATACCAACACTCTCAAGCCCCCTGATCAAATCCTACGG AGGCTTGCTCTGATTGGAGTTCCTGAAGAGGTATCTGATCAACCTAGTTTAGTTGCGTTTGTCAAGGATGACAAGTCTCGAATGTTAGAGCTTGTATCTGCTATATTGCCTACTGATGAGGAAGTGTGGGGAGCACTCCAGGATGCTAAGTCAGGTTCTAGAAGATCTTCCATTAGCATGAAAAGACGATTTCGAGAGAGCATGTTGTGGTTACAATGGTTGATGTTTGAGGGTGAACCAGCTAGTGCCCTAAAGAACCTCTCCAGAATGAGTTCTGGGCAACGTGGTGTTTGTGGTGCTGTTTGGGGAAATAATGATGTAGCGTATCGGTGTCGGACTTGTGAACATGACCCAACATGTGCAATCTGTGTTCCTTGTTTTCAGAATGGGGACCACACTGGCCATGATTATTCTATTATTTATACGGGTGGTGGTTGTTGTGATTGTGGGGATGTTACGGCATGGAAACGTGAGGGCTTCTGCTCAAAGCATAAGGGTGCAGAACAAATACAACCCCTTCCAGAGGAGGTTGCAAACTCCGTGAGACCCGTCCTTAATGCTCTTTTTATTTGTTGGAAAAAGAAGTTATTAGTTGCAGAAACTATTCCTCAAGAAAATCCTAGAGCAGGTGATCATATTTCAGAGCAAATGAGGGTGGCAAATGAACTAACATTTGTGGTGGTGGAGATGCTTTTAGAGTTCTGCAAGTACAGTGAGAGTTTGCTCAGTTTTGTTTCCAGGATGGTCTGTTCGTCACTTGGTTTATTGCAGATTCTGGTGAGAGCAGAGAGGTTTTTGAAAGATGACATAGTGAAGAAGCTCTATGACTTGCTTTTGAGACTGCTTGGAGATCCTTTCTTCAAGTACGAGTTTGCTAAAGTATTTTTAAGCTACTATCCAACTGTTGTAAATGAAGCCATAAAAATGGGCAATGATAATGGCTCCATGAATTATTCACTACAATCTACATTCTCTGTGCAAATCTTTACTGTACCAACTCTGACACCGCGCCTTGTAAAGGAAATGAACCTACTTGTTATGCTGTTGGGATGTGTGGGAGACATTTTTGCTGCATGTGCTGGTGAAGATGGTCGTTTGCAG ATTGCTAAGTGGGCAAATTTGTACGACACTACCATTCGTGTGGTAGAAGATATTCGTTTTGTTTTGAGCCATGCTGTAGTGTCCAAATATGTAACCCATGACCAGAAAGATATATCAAGAACTTGGATGAGACTTTTGGCTTTTGTGCAAGGGATGAACCCTCAAAAGAGAGAAACAGGCCTCCATATAGAAGAAGATAATGAGAATATGCTTTTGCCTTTCGCTTTATGTCATGCTATTGCTAATATCCATTCTATCTTTGTGGATGGGGCATTTTCAGTCTCTAGTAGCAAAGAGATAGATGAAATTTTTTCTAGCACATGCAATCAAGATATGGGTGATGGAGATAGCCCAAGACATGCAAAAGTAGGACACTTATCCCAGGAAAGCTCTGCATGTAGTGCCTTAGCACGTACATCAAAGCTTGCTGAAGTTAAATCTGATactgatttttgtttcttaattcCACCACCTGTCAAGTGGTTAATAAATGAGTGTCTGAAGGCTATTGAGAATTGGCTGGGAGTTGATAACACATCTGGAGCTGCTCTTAACCTATTTTCTCCAATTACTACCAGTAACCCTGGTAGTAATTTTTCAGCATTTAAGGAAACATTATCTAAGATTAAAAAAGGCAAATATATTTTTGGCAGACTTGCCAGTTCAAGTGAAGATCATGGTAGGCAATATTCTTCTCATGTCCACTGTGGTGATATGGATTTTGACTCAGAGAATGGTAAAAGGGATACTGTAGCCTGTAACTCTGCCAGGTCTAATGACATTCTGATGGAAGTAGATACGATAGATATAGATGTACTACGTGTTCTGAGTTCGTCTGATTGGCCAAACATAATATATGATGTTAGTTCACAGGAGATCTCTGTTCATATTCCATTGCATCGGTTGCTTTCCTTGCTTTTGCAGAAAGCATTGAGAAGATGTTTTGGTGAATCTGCGGTGACAAATGTGACTATTGGTAGTTCTGCTAATTTGTTATCGACAAGCTGCATTGACTTCTTTGCACATGTTCTTGGGGGCTGCCACCCATTTGGATTTTCTGCCTTTGTAATGGAGCATCCTTTACGGGTTAGGGTCTTTTGTGCTGAGGTCCATGCTGGAATGTGGAGAAAGAATGGTGATGCTGCCCTATTATCTTGGGAATGGTATCGGTCAGTTCGGTG GTCTGAGCAGGGTTTAGAGCTTGATCTATTTCTGCTACAGTGCTGTGCTGCGTTGGCCCCACCTGACTTATTTGTCAATAGAATTCTAGAACGCTTTGGGCTGTCAAAGTACCTTTCTCTGAATCTTGAACGGTCTAACGA GTATGAACCAGTTCTGGTGCAGGAAATGCTCACTCTTGTTATACAGATAGTTAAAGAACGGAGATTTTCTGGGCTAACTACAGCTGAAAGTTTGAAAAGGGAGTTAATTTGTAAGTTGGCCATTGGAGATGCCACTCGTAGTCAATTGGTGAAATCTCTCCCCCATGACCTCTCTAAGTTTAACCAGCTTCAGGAAATTTTGGATACCATTGCTACATATTCCAGTCCATCTGGGTTTAATCAG GGTATGTACTCACTGCGATGGACATATTGGAAAGAACTGGATTTATACCACCCTCGTTGGAACTCACGGGATTTGCAAGGTGCGGAAGAAAGATACTTTCGCTTCTATAGTGTCTCTGCATTTACCAGTCAGTTGCCCAGGTGGACTAAGATTTATCCTCCACTCAAAGAGGTAGCTAAAGTAGCCACTTGTAAGGTGGTCCTTGAAATTATCCGTGCAGTGCTATTTTATGCTGTTTTCACTGATAAACGGGCTGAATCACGTGCTCCTGATGGTGTTCTTCTTACTGCATTGCATTTACTATCGTTAGCATTAGATATCTGTTATCAGCAGAGAGAATCTAGTGATCAGTCATGTTCTACTGGAGGTTTGGTTCCCATCCTAGCTTATGCTGGTGAAGAAATCCGGAAGGGATTAGAGAATGATGCTGGTAAACAAAGCTTGTTGTCACTTCTTGTTATCTTGATGAGGATGCATAAGAAAGAAAACGCAGACAACTTTTCAGACTCAGGCAGTTGCAACCTTTCTTCTCTGATTGAAAGTATATTGAAGAAGTTTGCTGATATTGATTCTGGATGTATGGCCAAATTGCAACAACTTGCACCTGAAGTGGTCAGTTATCAAACACATTCCAATTTTAGTAGTGATGCCAATATCCAAGGGTCAGCTTCCGATGGTGAGAAACGCAAGGCAAAAGCACGAGAGAGACAGGCAGCTATTTTG GAAAAAATGAGAGCTGAGCAATCTAAGTTTTTGGCAAGCATTGATTCTGCTGTGGATGAAAGTTCAAAATCTGGACAAGAATTAAGTAGCTCTGATGTTAGAGATGATTCAGATGAGTCTGCACAagttgtttgctctctttgtcATGATCCCAACTCCAAAAATCCCATATCATTCTTGATTCTTCTTCAG AAATCTAGGCTTGTGAGTTTCATTGACAGAGGTCCCCCATCATGGGAACAATTTCACCAGTCAGAGAAGGAGCATGCTTCTATTGCCACAGACAAGGTGACTAATGACTCTGGAATAAGCACATCCTCAGATGGTTCAGGTTTGATTTCATCTTCCCCATCAGCACGGTTGGTTCAGAATGCAGATGATGGATTTTCTTATTATGGGAAACCTGAGGAAGTCGAATCTTTTGAGACATTGGAACAAGATATGTACATCTCCATACGTAAAGAAGTGCATGATAATATTCTGGATTCAAATTTTATGGAGGACAATAAACCTTCTACTTCTGAAGGGGGCTTAGAAAGAAGCAGAGTTGCTGAATCTGTCTTGCTGAAAAATTACATAGCTGCTCTTTTGAAAGAGACAAAAGAAAGTCCTTCAGCGTCTGAAGATGCTCAGAAGGATAAGTCTTCTGTAGAATCTACTTCAAAGTGTCCAGCATATGATGGATTTGGACCTACAGATTGTGATGGAGTTCATCTTTCTTCCTGTGGGCATGCTGTGCATCAGGGATGTCTTGATCGCTATTTATCTTCAGTGAAGGAGAG ATATGTCAGAAGAATTGTTTTTGAAGGAGGGCATATCGTGGATCCAGAACAG GGGGAGTTCCTCTGCCCTGTATGCCGCCGACTTGTAAATTCTGTCTTGCCTGCTTTACCTGCCGATTTTAAAGAGGTTCAGAAGCAGCCTGTAAGTGCAACATTGAGTTCCTCACTTGCTGCTGGACCTTCAATCTCATCATCTGAAGAAATCGGTTCTCTTCGCATTCAGCAAGCCTTGGCTCTCTTGCAATCTGCAGCCAATTTGGTTGGGAAGGGTGAAATTCTTAAAGTTTTCACCCTGCGGAGAAATGGAAGAGTGCTGCCAAATCTTGAGCCTGTTTGTCGGGTGCTCTCAAAAAtcttttatccaaacaaacaggatAAGTTGCCAGAGTCTGTGAGGATAAGCCACTCAATGCTTATGTGGGATTCACTTAAATACTCCCTGATATCAACGGAGATTGCTGCACGTTGTGGAAGGAATCAAATGACTCCAAATTATGGTATAAGTGCCATATATGGGGAACTAAAATCTTCTACAGGATTTATGTTGTCCTTGTTGCTAAAAATTGTCCAAAATACCCGAAGTAAGAATGCTATTCATGTGCTTCAAAGATTTATAGGCACTCAGCTTTTTGCGGAGTCTATTTGCTCCGGCATATCCGTAGGTCATGGAAGTGGCACGCTTGGACAAG GTAATATGATGCGTATCTTGAATCAAGTTGCAATGGAAGAATCAAATTCTGATATTCAATTTTGGAATCGAGCTTCTGGTCCTGTCCTTTCTCGTGACCCTTTCTCATCATTGATGTGGGTTCTGTTTTGTCTTCCATACCCATTTTTATCATGTGAAGAATCCTTGCTATCCCTTGTGCATGTCTTCTATGTTGTCTCTATAGCGCAG GCTATAATTACATATTGTGGAATAAATCAAGGCAAGTCGAATGAACCAGGAATTAATGATTCCTTGATTTCTGACATTTCCAAAGTTTTAGGGGACTTTGGATATGTCCAACAATATTTTGTTTCAAACTATGTTGGCCCTTCTAGTAATATGAAGGATACAATTCGTAGCTTGAGTTTCCCTTATTTGCGGAGATGTGCATTGCTGTGGAAACTACTTAATTCTTCTGCCCAAGCACCATTCTGTGAGAGGGACATGTTTGATAGATCATCTCTTGCCATCAATGATATGATGGATATCACTGATGGTTCTTCTCTTGTTGAGCTCAATGAAGTTCAACGGTTAGAAACCATGTTTATGATTCCCTCACTGGATGTTGTTCTGAAGAGTGAAGGTGTGCGGTCTCTTGTTTTGAAATGGTCCCATCACTTCCGCAAGGAGTTTGAAGTTCGTAATTTTGGACGTGTCATGCACATAACACCTGCAGTTCCCTTTAAGTTAATGCATCTTCCCCATGTTTACCAGGAAATCTTGCAGAG GTTCATAAAACAGCGTTGCCCTGACTGCAAAGCTGTCCTTGATGAGCCTGCATTATGCCTCCTGTGTGGTAGATTATGCTCTCCAAGTTGGAAGCCATGCTGCAG CCAAAGTGGATGCCAAACTCATGCAATGGCCTGTGGTGCTGGCACTGGAGTGTTCCTTTTGATCAGA AGAACAACAATCCTGCTACAGAGATCTGCACGTCAGGCTCCTTGGCCATCACCCTACTTGGATGATTTTGGTGAAGAG GATATTCAAATGCATAGAGGAAAGCCATTATATTTGAACGAGGAACGCTATGCTGCTCTAACTTATATG GTTGCTTCCCATGGCCTTGATCGGAGTTCAAAGGTTCTTCGCCAAACTACTATTGGTTCTTTCTTCATGGTTTAG
- the LOC126691598 gene encoding E3 ubiquitin-protein ligase PRT6 isoform X3, with protein sequence MDNMDIDSSFDTNTLKPPDQILRRLALIGVPEEVSDQPSLVAFVKDDKSRMLELVSAILPTDEEVWGALQDAKSGSRRSSISMKRRFRESMLWLQWLMFEGEPASALKNLSRMSSGQRGVCGAVWGNNDVAYRCRTCEHDPTCAICVPCFQNGDHTGHDYSIIYTGGGCCDCGDVTAWKREGFCSKHKGAEQIQPLPEEVANSVRPVLNALFICWKKKLLVAETIPQENPRAGDHISEQMRVANELTFVVVEMLLEFCKYSESLLSFVSRMVCSSLGLLQILVRAERFLKDDIVKKLYDLLLRLLGDPFFKYEFAKVFLSYYPTVVNEAIKMGNDNGSMNYSLQSTFSVQIFTVPTLTPRLVKEMNLLVMLLGCVGDIFAACAGEDGRLQIAKWANLYDTTIRVVEDIRFVLSHAVVSKYVTHDQKDISRTWMRLLAFVQGMNPQKRETGLHIEEDNENMLLPFALCHAIANIHSIFVDGAFSVSSSKEIDEIFSSTCNQDMGDGDSPRHAKVGHLSQESSACSALARTSKLAEVKSDTDFCFLIPPPVKWLINECLKAIENWLGVDNTSGAALNLFSPITTSNPGSNFSAFKETLSKIKKGKYIFGRLASSSEDHGRQYSSHVHCGDMDFDSENGKRDTVACNSARSNDILMEVDTIDIDVLRVLSSSDWPNIIYDVSSQEISVHIPLHRLLSLLLQKALRRCFGESAVTNVTIGSSANLLSTSCIDFFAHVLGGCHPFGFSAFVMEHPLRVRVFCAEVHAGMWRKNGDAALLSWEWYRSVRWSEQGLELDLFLLQCCAALAPPDLFVNRILERFGLSKYLSLNLERSNEYEPVLVQEMLTLVIQIVKERRFSGLTTAESLKRELICKLAIGDATRSQLVKSLPHDLSKFNQLQEILDTIATYSSPSGFNQGMYSLRWTYWKELDLYHPRWNSRDLQGAEERYFRFYSVSAFTSQLPRWTKIYPPLKEVAKVATCKVVLEIIRAVLFYAVFTDKRAESRAPDGVLLTALHLLSLALDICYQQRESSDQSCSTGGLVPILAYAGEEIRKGLENDAGKQSLLSLLVILMRMHKKENADNFSDSGSCNLSSLIESILKKFADIDSGCMAKLQQLAPEVVSYQTHSNFSSDANIQGSASDGEKRKAKARERQAAILEKMRAEQSKFLASIDSAVDESSKSGQELSSSDVRDDSDESAQVVCSLCHDPNSKNPISFLILLQKSRLVSFIDRGPPSWEQFHQSEKEHASIATDKVTNDSGISTSSDGSGLISSSPSARLVQNADDGFSYYGKPEEVESFETLEQDMYISIRKEVHDNILDSNFMEDNKPSTSEGGLERSRVAESVLLKNYIAALLKETKESPSASEDAQKDKSSVESTSKCPAYDGFGPTDCDGVHLSSCGHAVHQGCLDRYLSSVKERYVRRIVFEGGHIVDPEQGEFLCPVCRRLVNSVLPALPADFKEVQKQPVSATLSSSLAAGPSISSSEEIGSLRIQQALALLQSAANLVGKGEILKVFTLRRNGRVLPNLEPVCRVLSKIFYPNKQDKLPESVRISHSMLMWDSLKYSLISTEIAARCGRNQMTPNYGISAIYGELKSSTGFMLSLLLKIVQNTRSKNAIHVLQRFIGTQLFAESICSGISVGHGSGTLGQELKEIGRTRYKTQDC encoded by the exons ATGGATAACATGGACATCGATTCCTCTTTCGATACCAACACTCTCAAGCCCCCTGATCAAATCCTACGG AGGCTTGCTCTGATTGGAGTTCCTGAAGAGGTATCTGATCAACCTAGTTTAGTTGCGTTTGTCAAGGATGACAAGTCTCGAATGTTAGAGCTTGTATCTGCTATATTGCCTACTGATGAGGAAGTGTGGGGAGCACTCCAGGATGCTAAGTCAGGTTCTAGAAGATCTTCCATTAGCATGAAAAGACGATTTCGAGAGAGCATGTTGTGGTTACAATGGTTGATGTTTGAGGGTGAACCAGCTAGTGCCCTAAAGAACCTCTCCAGAATGAGTTCTGGGCAACGTGGTGTTTGTGGTGCTGTTTGGGGAAATAATGATGTAGCGTATCGGTGTCGGACTTGTGAACATGACCCAACATGTGCAATCTGTGTTCCTTGTTTTCAGAATGGGGACCACACTGGCCATGATTATTCTATTATTTATACGGGTGGTGGTTGTTGTGATTGTGGGGATGTTACGGCATGGAAACGTGAGGGCTTCTGCTCAAAGCATAAGGGTGCAGAACAAATACAACCCCTTCCAGAGGAGGTTGCAAACTCCGTGAGACCCGTCCTTAATGCTCTTTTTATTTGTTGGAAAAAGAAGTTATTAGTTGCAGAAACTATTCCTCAAGAAAATCCTAGAGCAGGTGATCATATTTCAGAGCAAATGAGGGTGGCAAATGAACTAACATTTGTGGTGGTGGAGATGCTTTTAGAGTTCTGCAAGTACAGTGAGAGTTTGCTCAGTTTTGTTTCCAGGATGGTCTGTTCGTCACTTGGTTTATTGCAGATTCTGGTGAGAGCAGAGAGGTTTTTGAAAGATGACATAGTGAAGAAGCTCTATGACTTGCTTTTGAGACTGCTTGGAGATCCTTTCTTCAAGTACGAGTTTGCTAAAGTATTTTTAAGCTACTATCCAACTGTTGTAAATGAAGCCATAAAAATGGGCAATGATAATGGCTCCATGAATTATTCACTACAATCTACATTCTCTGTGCAAATCTTTACTGTACCAACTCTGACACCGCGCCTTGTAAAGGAAATGAACCTACTTGTTATGCTGTTGGGATGTGTGGGAGACATTTTTGCTGCATGTGCTGGTGAAGATGGTCGTTTGCAG ATTGCTAAGTGGGCAAATTTGTACGACACTACCATTCGTGTGGTAGAAGATATTCGTTTTGTTTTGAGCCATGCTGTAGTGTCCAAATATGTAACCCATGACCAGAAAGATATATCAAGAACTTGGATGAGACTTTTGGCTTTTGTGCAAGGGATGAACCCTCAAAAGAGAGAAACAGGCCTCCATATAGAAGAAGATAATGAGAATATGCTTTTGCCTTTCGCTTTATGTCATGCTATTGCTAATATCCATTCTATCTTTGTGGATGGGGCATTTTCAGTCTCTAGTAGCAAAGAGATAGATGAAATTTTTTCTAGCACATGCAATCAAGATATGGGTGATGGAGATAGCCCAAGACATGCAAAAGTAGGACACTTATCCCAGGAAAGCTCTGCATGTAGTGCCTTAGCACGTACATCAAAGCTTGCTGAAGTTAAATCTGATactgatttttgtttcttaattcCACCACCTGTCAAGTGGTTAATAAATGAGTGTCTGAAGGCTATTGAGAATTGGCTGGGAGTTGATAACACATCTGGAGCTGCTCTTAACCTATTTTCTCCAATTACTACCAGTAACCCTGGTAGTAATTTTTCAGCATTTAAGGAAACATTATCTAAGATTAAAAAAGGCAAATATATTTTTGGCAGACTTGCCAGTTCAAGTGAAGATCATGGTAGGCAATATTCTTCTCATGTCCACTGTGGTGATATGGATTTTGACTCAGAGAATGGTAAAAGGGATACTGTAGCCTGTAACTCTGCCAGGTCTAATGACATTCTGATGGAAGTAGATACGATAGATATAGATGTACTACGTGTTCTGAGTTCGTCTGATTGGCCAAACATAATATATGATGTTAGTTCACAGGAGATCTCTGTTCATATTCCATTGCATCGGTTGCTTTCCTTGCTTTTGCAGAAAGCATTGAGAAGATGTTTTGGTGAATCTGCGGTGACAAATGTGACTATTGGTAGTTCTGCTAATTTGTTATCGACAAGCTGCATTGACTTCTTTGCACATGTTCTTGGGGGCTGCCACCCATTTGGATTTTCTGCCTTTGTAATGGAGCATCCTTTACGGGTTAGGGTCTTTTGTGCTGAGGTCCATGCTGGAATGTGGAGAAAGAATGGTGATGCTGCCCTATTATCTTGGGAATGGTATCGGTCAGTTCGGTG GTCTGAGCAGGGTTTAGAGCTTGATCTATTTCTGCTACAGTGCTGTGCTGCGTTGGCCCCACCTGACTTATTTGTCAATAGAATTCTAGAACGCTTTGGGCTGTCAAAGTACCTTTCTCTGAATCTTGAACGGTCTAACGA GTATGAACCAGTTCTGGTGCAGGAAATGCTCACTCTTGTTATACAGATAGTTAAAGAACGGAGATTTTCTGGGCTAACTACAGCTGAAAGTTTGAAAAGGGAGTTAATTTGTAAGTTGGCCATTGGAGATGCCACTCGTAGTCAATTGGTGAAATCTCTCCCCCATGACCTCTCTAAGTTTAACCAGCTTCAGGAAATTTTGGATACCATTGCTACATATTCCAGTCCATCTGGGTTTAATCAG GGTATGTACTCACTGCGATGGACATATTGGAAAGAACTGGATTTATACCACCCTCGTTGGAACTCACGGGATTTGCAAGGTGCGGAAGAAAGATACTTTCGCTTCTATAGTGTCTCTGCATTTACCAGTCAGTTGCCCAGGTGGACTAAGATTTATCCTCCACTCAAAGAGGTAGCTAAAGTAGCCACTTGTAAGGTGGTCCTTGAAATTATCCGTGCAGTGCTATTTTATGCTGTTTTCACTGATAAACGGGCTGAATCACGTGCTCCTGATGGTGTTCTTCTTACTGCATTGCATTTACTATCGTTAGCATTAGATATCTGTTATCAGCAGAGAGAATCTAGTGATCAGTCATGTTCTACTGGAGGTTTGGTTCCCATCCTAGCTTATGCTGGTGAAGAAATCCGGAAGGGATTAGAGAATGATGCTGGTAAACAAAGCTTGTTGTCACTTCTTGTTATCTTGATGAGGATGCATAAGAAAGAAAACGCAGACAACTTTTCAGACTCAGGCAGTTGCAACCTTTCTTCTCTGATTGAAAGTATATTGAAGAAGTTTGCTGATATTGATTCTGGATGTATGGCCAAATTGCAACAACTTGCACCTGAAGTGGTCAGTTATCAAACACATTCCAATTTTAGTAGTGATGCCAATATCCAAGGGTCAGCTTCCGATGGTGAGAAACGCAAGGCAAAAGCACGAGAGAGACAGGCAGCTATTTTG GAAAAAATGAGAGCTGAGCAATCTAAGTTTTTGGCAAGCATTGATTCTGCTGTGGATGAAAGTTCAAAATCTGGACAAGAATTAAGTAGCTCTGATGTTAGAGATGATTCAGATGAGTCTGCACAagttgtttgctctctttgtcATGATCCCAACTCCAAAAATCCCATATCATTCTTGATTCTTCTTCAG AAATCTAGGCTTGTGAGTTTCATTGACAGAGGTCCCCCATCATGGGAACAATTTCACCAGTCAGAGAAGGAGCATGCTTCTATTGCCACAGACAAGGTGACTAATGACTCTGGAATAAGCACATCCTCAGATGGTTCAGGTTTGATTTCATCTTCCCCATCAGCACGGTTGGTTCAGAATGCAGATGATGGATTTTCTTATTATGGGAAACCTGAGGAAGTCGAATCTTTTGAGACATTGGAACAAGATATGTACATCTCCATACGTAAAGAAGTGCATGATAATATTCTGGATTCAAATTTTATGGAGGACAATAAACCTTCTACTTCTGAAGGGGGCTTAGAAAGAAGCAGAGTTGCTGAATCTGTCTTGCTGAAAAATTACATAGCTGCTCTTTTGAAAGAGACAAAAGAAAGTCCTTCAGCGTCTGAAGATGCTCAGAAGGATAAGTCTTCTGTAGAATCTACTTCAAAGTGTCCAGCATATGATGGATTTGGACCTACAGATTGTGATGGAGTTCATCTTTCTTCCTGTGGGCATGCTGTGCATCAGGGATGTCTTGATCGCTATTTATCTTCAGTGAAGGAGAG ATATGTCAGAAGAATTGTTTTTGAAGGAGGGCATATCGTGGATCCAGAACAG GGGGAGTTCCTCTGCCCTGTATGCCGCCGACTTGTAAATTCTGTCTTGCCTGCTTTACCTGCCGATTTTAAAGAGGTTCAGAAGCAGCCTGTAAGTGCAACATTGAGTTCCTCACTTGCTGCTGGACCTTCAATCTCATCATCTGAAGAAATCGGTTCTCTTCGCATTCAGCAAGCCTTGGCTCTCTTGCAATCTGCAGCCAATTTGGTTGGGAAGGGTGAAATTCTTAAAGTTTTCACCCTGCGGAGAAATGGAAGAGTGCTGCCAAATCTTGAGCCTGTTTGTCGGGTGCTCTCAAAAAtcttttatccaaacaaacaggatAAGTTGCCAGAGTCTGTGAGGATAAGCCACTCAATGCTTATGTGGGATTCACTTAAATACTCCCTGATATCAACGGAGATTGCTGCACGTTGTGGAAGGAATCAAATGACTCCAAATTATGGTATAAGTGCCATATATGGGGAACTAAAATCTTCTACAGGATTTATGTTGTCCTTGTTGCTAAAAATTGTCCAAAATACCCGAAGTAAGAATGCTATTCATGTGCTTCAAAGATTTATAGGCACTCAGCTTTTTGCGGAGTCTATTTGCTCCGGCATATCCGTAGGTCATGGAAGTGGCACGCTTGGACAAG AGCTCAAGGAAATAGGCCGCACACGATACAAGACCCAGGATTGTTAG